From Cyanobium sp. ATX 6F1, a single genomic window includes:
- a CDS encoding DUF1643 domain-containing protein, which produces MSEPSSQPATTPQVEGVPAGGGAEISPCGAYRWQLRRSWDPSRPALLFIGLNPSRADGRRDDPTLRRLLGFARRWGHGSLTVVNLFARISPSPAALRRCADPIGAANDDWIIRSLNEALEAPSPASLWLGWGNGGRWRGRDQQVLELLQAVGGADQLRALGLTASGQPRHPLYAPGVGALQPLVLAQSRQPAAF; this is translated from the coding sequence ATGTCCGAACCGTCGTCACAGCCTGCCACCACCCCCCAGGTGGAGGGCGTTCCCGCAGGCGGGGGTGCCGAGATCAGCCCCTGCGGTGCCTACCGCTGGCAGCTGCGCCGAAGCTGGGACCCCAGCCGGCCAGCTCTGCTGTTCATCGGCCTCAACCCCTCCCGCGCCGATGGCCGCCGCGACGACCCGACCCTGCGGCGCCTGCTCGGTTTCGCCCGGCGCTGGGGCCACGGCTCGCTCACGGTGGTGAACCTGTTCGCCCGCATCAGCCCAAGCCCGGCGGCCCTGCGCCGCTGCGCCGATCCAATCGGCGCAGCCAATGACGACTGGATCATCCGTTCGCTGAACGAAGCCCTGGAAGCTCCTTCCCCCGCCAGCCTCTGGCTGGGCTGGGGCAACGGTGGCCGCTGGCGGGGGCGCGATCAGCAGGTGCTGGAGCTGCTGCAGGCCGTCGGCGGCGCCGATCAACTCAGGGCCCTGGGCCTCACCGCCTCCGGCCAGCCCCGCCATCCCCTCTATGCCCCAGGTGTTGGGGCTCTGCAGCCCCTGGTTCTGGCGCAATCCCGTCAGCCTGCGGCATTCTGA
- the polA gene encoding DNA polymerase I: MAAKQKPEAPMLLLVDGHSLAFRSFYAFAKGGDGGLATAEGVPTSVTYGFLKALLENVKGLTPQGVVIAFDTAEPTFRHLADVNYKAHRDVAPEHFFTDLDNLREILAGPLNLSLCLAPGYEADDVLGTLANRAANDGWRVRILSGDRDLFQLVDDERDIAVLYMGGGGPYAKTAGPVVIDREGVIAKLGVTPEGVVDLKALTGDSSDNIPGVKGVGPKTAITLLKENGTLDGVYAALEALSDEKASQGALKGALKAKLSADKANAYLSRHLAEILIDIPLPSEPRLELAEVDGGALARRLTELELHSLVRQLGAFERAFSADHIPHTDPAAALAAPEATATPTPNTALPSSGDEPAPAGALPALRPQIISTPEQLEALVARLLTASDPAAPVALDTETTALNPFQAELVGIGVCWGEALDALAYIPIGHQPPMAADLLSAPPEAPAQLPLEAVLGALAPWLASAEHPKALQNAKYDRLVLLRHGLPLAGVVMDTLLADYLRDANAKHGLEAMAEREFGFSPTAYGDLVAKGETFASVPIEAAALYCGMDVHLTRRLALVLAAELAALGPALPALLAEVELPLEPVLALMEATGIRIDTAYLAELSVELGDQLEKLVNEAQELAGVAFNLASPKQLGELLFETLGLDRKKSRKTKTGWSTDAAVLEKLEADHPVVAKLLEHRILSKLKSTYVDALPLLVEPETGRVHTDFNQAVTATGRLSSSNPNLQNIPIRTAYSRRIRKAFLPEEGWSLISADYSQIELRILTHLSGEEVLVEAYRRGDDVHALTARLLLEKDEVSADERRLGKTINFGVIYGMGAQRLARETALSQAQAKEFLSKYKQRYPKVFAFLELQERLALSRGYVETILGRRRPFEFDPNGLGRLKGKDPLEIELEVARRGGMEAQQLRAAANAPIQGSSADIIKLAMVQLHHELIARQLPAALLLQVHDELVLEAAPEALETVRELTRTVMENAVQLSVPLVVETGVGPNWMEAK, from the coding sequence ATGGCGGCGAAGCAGAAGCCCGAGGCACCCATGCTGCTGCTGGTGGACGGCCATTCCCTGGCCTTCCGCAGCTTCTACGCCTTTGCCAAGGGGGGCGATGGGGGCCTGGCCACCGCCGAGGGCGTGCCCACCAGCGTCACCTACGGCTTCCTCAAGGCACTGCTGGAGAACGTCAAGGGGCTGACACCCCAGGGGGTGGTGATCGCCTTCGACACGGCCGAACCCACCTTTCGCCACCTGGCGGATGTCAACTACAAGGCCCACCGCGACGTGGCGCCGGAGCACTTCTTCACCGACCTGGACAACCTGCGCGAGATCCTGGCGGGCCCCTTGAACCTGTCGTTGTGCCTGGCCCCCGGCTACGAGGCCGACGATGTGCTCGGCACCCTGGCGAATCGGGCGGCGAATGACGGCTGGCGGGTGCGCATCCTCTCGGGTGACCGCGACCTGTTCCAGCTCGTCGACGACGAACGGGACATCGCCGTGCTCTACATGGGCGGCGGTGGGCCCTACGCCAAGACCGCCGGCCCGGTGGTGATCGATCGCGAAGGGGTGATCGCCAAGCTGGGGGTCACCCCTGAAGGGGTGGTGGACCTCAAGGCGCTCACGGGTGATTCCAGCGACAACATCCCCGGCGTGAAGGGGGTGGGCCCGAAGACGGCGATCACGTTGCTCAAGGAGAACGGAACCCTCGATGGCGTCTACGCCGCCCTCGAAGCGCTCAGCGATGAAAAGGCCAGCCAGGGGGCGCTCAAGGGGGCGCTCAAGGCCAAGCTCAGCGCCGACAAGGCGAACGCCTACCTCTCGCGCCACCTGGCCGAGATCCTGATCGACATCCCCTTGCCGAGCGAACCGCGGCTTGAGCTGGCGGAGGTGGATGGCGGCGCCCTGGCCCGGCGGCTGACGGAGCTGGAGCTGCACAGCCTGGTGCGGCAGCTGGGGGCGTTCGAGCGCGCCTTCTCGGCCGATCACATCCCCCACACCGACCCTGCGGCGGCGCTGGCGGCGCCTGAGGCCACAGCCACCCCAACGCCCAACACCGCTCTACCGTCCTCCGGAGACGAACCGGCCCCAGCCGGCGCCCTGCCGGCGTTGCGGCCGCAGATCATCTCGACGCCCGAGCAACTGGAGGCCCTGGTGGCGCGGCTGCTGACGGCCAGCGATCCCGCCGCGCCCGTGGCCCTCGACACCGAAACCACCGCCCTCAACCCCTTCCAGGCCGAACTGGTGGGGATCGGGGTGTGCTGGGGCGAGGCGCTCGATGCGCTCGCCTACATCCCGATCGGCCACCAGCCACCGATGGCCGCCGATCTGCTCAGCGCCCCGCCCGAGGCGCCGGCCCAGCTCCCCCTGGAGGCGGTGCTGGGGGCGCTGGCCCCCTGGCTGGCGAGCGCCGAGCACCCCAAGGCGCTTCAGAACGCCAAGTACGACCGGCTGGTGCTGCTGCGCCACGGCCTGCCCCTGGCCGGGGTGGTGATGGACACGCTGCTGGCGGATTACCTGCGCGATGCCAACGCCAAGCACGGCCTCGAAGCGATGGCCGAGCGGGAATTCGGCTTTTCGCCCACCGCCTACGGCGATCTGGTGGCCAAGGGGGAAACCTTCGCCTCGGTGCCGATCGAGGCGGCGGCGCTCTACTGCGGCATGGACGTGCACCTCACCCGCCGACTCGCGCTGGTGCTGGCGGCGGAGCTGGCGGCCCTGGGGCCGGCGCTGCCGGCGCTGCTGGCGGAGGTGGAGCTGCCCCTGGAGCCGGTGCTGGCGCTGATGGAGGCCACGGGCATCCGCATCGACACGGCCTACCTGGCGGAGCTGAGCGTGGAACTCGGCGACCAGCTCGAGAAGCTGGTGAACGAAGCCCAGGAGCTGGCGGGGGTGGCCTTCAACCTCGCCTCCCCCAAACAGCTGGGGGAGCTGCTGTTCGAGACCCTGGGGCTCGACCGCAAGAAATCAAGGAAAACGAAAACCGGCTGGAGCACCGATGCGGCCGTGCTCGAGAAGCTCGAAGCCGACCACCCAGTGGTGGCCAAGCTGCTGGAGCACCGCATCCTCAGCAAGCTCAAGAGCACCTACGTCGATGCGCTGCCGCTGCTGGTGGAGCCGGAAACCGGCCGCGTGCACACCGACTTCAACCAGGCGGTGACCGCCACCGGGCGCCTGAGCAGCAGCAACCCCAACCTGCAGAACATCCCCATCCGCACGGCCTACTCTCGGCGGATCCGCAAGGCCTTCCTGCCCGAGGAGGGCTGGAGCCTGATCAGCGCCGACTACAGCCAGATCGAGCTGCGCATCCTAACCCACCTCTCGGGCGAGGAGGTGCTGGTGGAGGCCTACCGCCGCGGCGACGACGTGCATGCGCTCACCGCCCGGCTGCTGCTGGAAAAGGATGAGGTGAGCGCCGATGAACGGCGCCTGGGCAAGACGATCAACTTCGGGGTGATCTACGGCATGGGCGCCCAGCGGCTGGCGCGGGAAACAGCCCTCAGCCAGGCCCAGGCCAAGGAGTTTTTGAGCAAGTACAAGCAGCGCTACCCGAAGGTGTTCGCCTTCCTGGAGTTGCAGGAACGGCTCGCCCTCAGCCGCGGCTACGTGGAGACGATCCTGGGGCGGCGGCGCCCGTTTGAGTTCGATCCCAACGGCCTCGGGCGGCTCAAGGGCAAGGACCCGCTGGAGATCGAGCTGGAGGTGGCGCGCCGGGGCGGCATGGAGGCCCAGCAGCTGCGGGCGGCGGCCAACGCCCCGATCCAGGGCTCGTCCGCCGACATCATCAAGCTGGCGATGGTGCAACTGCACCACGAGCTGATCGCCCGGCAACTCCCAGCGGCGCTGCTGCTGCAGGTGCACGATGAACTGGTGCTGGAGGCCGCCCCCGAGGCGCTCGAAACGGTGCGCGAGCTCACCCGCACGGTGATGGAGAACGCCGTTCAGCTCAGCGTGCCGTTGGTAGTGGAGACGGGCGTGGGGCCGAACTGGATGGAGGCGAAGTGA
- a CDS encoding archaeosortase/exosortase family protein yields the protein MKPADLPLVLLAGLAACQLTLMTRSGPGAGDYAIMAALVWLGGAVLLHDDRDQRRFPPAPPALLLPGLLLLLWCLLVLSFAMRLYDPLVHLLPLAALLGLALVSAAGPRARLFRQLLLLGLLPPAMLLFQALLPPDGLARLTAQFSAFLLWLGGQPALAEGIVVQLPGRSLEVGQGCLGLNTISLCVAAVVLFALLVPAHRLRTQLALAAGAVLVAFVVNGFRVALLGFTDPEPAPGWWNELRGFDFWHIGLGSSLFSLLAMGGTTALVVASLEWKLSRQRSGG from the coding sequence ATGAAGCCGGCTGATCTGCCCCTGGTTCTGTTGGCTGGGCTGGCCGCATGCCAGCTCACCTTGATGACCCGCAGCGGCCCCGGCGCCGGCGATTACGCGATCATGGCCGCCCTGGTCTGGCTGGGGGGAGCCGTGCTGCTGCACGACGACCGCGACCAGCGCCGCTTCCCCCCCGCTCCGCCCGCCCTGCTGCTGCCGGGGCTGCTGCTGCTGCTCTGGTGCCTGCTGGTGCTCAGCTTCGCGATGCGGCTCTATGACCCGCTCGTGCACCTGCTGCCCCTGGCGGCACTGTTGGGTCTGGCGCTGGTGTCGGCCGCCGGCCCGCGCGCGCGGCTGTTCCGCCAGCTGCTGCTGCTGGGGCTGTTGCCGCCGGCGATGCTGCTGTTTCAGGCGCTGCTGCCCCCGGATGGCCTGGCGCGGCTCACCGCCCAGTTCTCGGCTTTCCTGCTCTGGCTCGGCGGCCAGCCGGCCCTGGCCGAGGGGATCGTGGTGCAGCTGCCCGGCCGCAGCCTCGAGGTCGGCCAGGGTTGCCTCGGGCTCAACACCATCAGCCTCTGCGTGGCGGCGGTGGTGCTGTTTGCCCTGCTGGTGCCCGCCCACCGGCTCCGCACCCAGCTGGCCCTGGCGGCCGGCGCTGTGCTGGTGGCCTTTGTGGTCAATGGGTTTCGGGTGGCGCTGCTGGGCTTCACCGATCCCGAGCCCGCCCCGGGCTGGTGGAACGAGCTGCGCGGCTTTGACTTCTGGCACATCGGCCTGGGCTCCAGCCTGTTCTCACTCCTGGCCATGGGCGGCACCACCGCCCTGGTGGTGGCCTCCCTGGAGTGGAAGCTGAGCCGCCAGCGCTCCGGAGGCTGA
- a CDS encoding polysaccharide biosynthesis tyrosine autokinase, whose protein sequence is MTRSSAPEQVTWEGGGAPNPELHAPRELPKAEKESFNLTTLLRVIRRRRRPFLLTVVVVTLFQVSQTLYKLYFDPVYQGGFTLLISHPVNDRPSASGGGSGGSAGSDGGGAIESLARNSFSIDVPTLIKVLESGAVLEPVYLELGKQGVKPRLLPSINVSLVPVDAVQKSGLVAPGVLNISGKGSDQQVVEKALKLAETTYLSWATSQRQERLNDGLRFLDRQAPLLQAKSNEVQLELEQFRKANNLLQPSEEAQALRQQMETLSTQLLTQGSERKQLLELQRDVASGRLSARSFSIGSGSGANGSGASTGGTGTTANSLAANLPNQALLDELQRLEQEIAEARSRYQPNSPVLVSLLAARDQLKPQLQRKQMEAVDAALRQNANATASSRAQMGRMVGQFQLQPALLREFDALKQKLEIADGNLANYLRTREQFQLELAQRSTPWKVISPTSVSLTPVEPSLNKGLIQGLLLGLVAGAGVALLRDRLDHVFHSPQEVREDLKVPLLGHMPYVSFFDGVRRDKRFLLQELDLQTDEVGGYQRFFYQEALRNLFTSLRFLNTDTPLRSVAFTSSVPSEGKSLLNVLLAKTLSELGQRVLLVDADLRKPQIHHRLGLDNLRGLSNLLTEEAIDWRELLQEVPNYPGWSVITAGRRPPDPPRLLGSERMGEIVRTFKDSGDFDLILYDTPPALGLADAALVAQHLEGIVLLVSLNRVDRSMPAEAVERIRDAGVPLLGVVSNARRPRGEKAGAYAYGYGYGYASARSYQGYGGFDPGSAYSYYESKGADPDADEGALAKVPLSRRLDSWKRKLSRWLDG, encoded by the coding sequence ATGACCCGCAGCAGCGCCCCTGAACAGGTGACCTGGGAGGGCGGCGGCGCGCCGAACCCGGAGCTGCACGCCCCCCGGGAGCTGCCGAAGGCGGAGAAGGAGTCGTTCAACCTCACCACTCTGCTGCGGGTGATCCGGCGGCGGCGGCGGCCGTTCCTGCTCACCGTGGTGGTGGTGACCCTGTTTCAGGTGTCGCAGACGCTCTACAAGCTCTACTTCGATCCGGTGTACCAGGGGGGCTTCACCCTGCTGATCTCCCATCCAGTCAACGACCGTCCCAGTGCCAGCGGTGGCGGCAGTGGCGGCAGCGCCGGCAGCGATGGCGGCGGCGCGATCGAATCACTGGCGCGCAACAGCTTCTCGATCGATGTGCCCACCTTGATCAAGGTGCTCGAGAGCGGCGCGGTGCTCGAACCGGTGTATCTGGAACTGGGCAAGCAGGGCGTCAAACCGAGGCTGCTGCCGAGCATCAATGTGTCGCTGGTGCCGGTGGATGCGGTGCAGAAAAGCGGCCTGGTCGCCCCCGGGGTGCTCAACATCAGCGGCAAGGGCTCCGACCAGCAGGTGGTGGAGAAGGCCCTGAAGCTGGCCGAAACCACCTACCTGAGCTGGGCCACCAGCCAGCGCCAGGAGCGCCTCAACGATGGTCTGCGCTTCCTCGATCGCCAGGCGCCCCTGCTGCAGGCCAAGAGCAACGAGGTGCAGCTGGAGCTGGAGCAGTTCCGCAAGGCCAACAACCTGCTGCAACCCAGCGAGGAGGCCCAGGCCCTGCGCCAGCAGATGGAGACCCTGAGCACCCAGCTGCTCACCCAGGGCAGCGAGCGCAAGCAGTTGCTGGAACTGCAGCGCGACGTGGCCAGCGGCCGGCTCAGCGCCCGCAGCTTCTCGATCGGTTCCGGCTCGGGCGCCAATGGAAGCGGTGCCAGCACGGGCGGCACCGGCACCACGGCCAACAGCCTCGCGGCCAACCTGCCCAACCAGGCGCTGCTGGATGAACTGCAGCGCCTGGAGCAGGAGATCGCCGAAGCCCGCTCCCGCTATCAGCCCAACTCACCGGTGCTGGTGAGCCTGCTGGCGGCCCGCGACCAGCTCAAGCCGCAGCTGCAGCGCAAGCAGATGGAGGCGGTGGACGCCGCCCTGCGTCAGAACGCCAACGCGACGGCCTCCAGCCGCGCCCAGATGGGGCGGATGGTGGGGCAGTTCCAGCTGCAGCCGGCGCTGCTGCGCGAGTTCGACGCCCTCAAGCAGAAGCTGGAGATCGCCGACGGCAACCTGGCCAACTACCTGCGCACGCGCGAGCAGTTTCAGCTGGAGCTGGCCCAGCGCAGCACCCCCTGGAAGGTGATCTCCCCCACCAGCGTTTCGCTCACCCCGGTGGAGCCCTCCTTGAACAAGGGGCTGATCCAGGGGCTGCTGCTGGGGCTGGTGGCGGGCGCGGGCGTGGCGCTGCTGCGCGACCGACTCGACCATGTGTTCCACAGCCCCCAGGAGGTGCGCGAAGACCTCAAGGTGCCGCTGCTGGGCCACATGCCCTACGTGAGCTTCTTCGACGGGGTGCGGCGCGACAAGCGCTTCCTGCTCCAGGAACTCGACTTGCAGACTGACGAGGTGGGTGGCTACCAGCGCTTTTTTTACCAGGAGGCCCTGCGCAACCTGTTCACCAGCCTGCGCTTCCTCAACACCGACACGCCGCTGCGCTCGGTGGCGTTCACCAGTTCGGTGCCCTCTGAGGGCAAGAGCCTGCTGAACGTGCTGCTGGCCAAGACGCTCTCGGAGCTGGGGCAGCGCGTGCTGCTGGTGGACGCCGACCTGCGCAAACCGCAGATCCACCACCGGCTCGGGCTCGACAACCTGCGCGGGCTCAGCAACCTGCTCACCGAAGAGGCGATCGACTGGCGCGAGCTGCTGCAGGAGGTGCCCAACTATCCCGGCTGGAGTGTGATCACCGCCGGACGCCGCCCCCCCGATCCGCCGCGGCTGCTGGGCTCGGAGCGCATGGGCGAGATCGTGCGCACGTTCAAGGACAGCGGCGACTTCGACCTGATCCTGTATGACACCCCGCCGGCCCTGGGGCTGGCGGATGCGGCCCTGGTGGCGCAGCACCTGGAGGGCATCGTGCTGCTGGTGAGCCTGAACCGGGTGGATCGCTCGATGCCGGCGGAGGCGGTGGAGCGGATCCGCGATGCGGGTGTGCCGCTGCTGGGGGTGGTGAGCAATGCAAGGCGGCCCAGGGGCGAGAAGGCGGGGGCCTACGCCTACGGCTACGGCTATGGCTACGCCAGCGCCCGCTCCTACCAGGGGTACGGAGGCTTCGATCCCGGCTCGGCCTACAGCTACTACGAGAGCAAGGGCGCCGACCCCGACGCCGACGAAGGGGCCCTGGCCAAGGTGCCCCTCAGCCGGCGCCTGGACTCCTGGAAGCGAAAGCTCAGCCGCTGGCTGGATGGGTGA
- a CDS encoding type II toxin-antitoxin system tRNA(fMet)-specific endonuclease VapC: protein MIYLLDTDTCIFAIKGNSLVLKRLLSVSRWDVAISVITEAELRSGASKSNSPQATLQRLEAFLSPIAILPFNSEDAMVYGDVRARLEQRGQPIGPLDTLIAAQALSRGLTLVTNNEREFRRVQELAIENWKADPSE from the coding sequence TTGATCTATCTGCTGGACACCGACACCTGCATCTTCGCCATCAAAGGGAACAGCCTGGTGCTGAAACGGCTCCTTTCGGTGAGCCGTTGGGATGTGGCGATCAGCGTGATCACGGAAGCAGAGCTCAGGTCAGGGGCGTCCAAGAGCAACTCCCCTCAGGCCACCCTGCAGCGATTGGAGGCCTTTCTCTCGCCCATCGCCATCCTTCCGTTCAACTCCGAGGACGCGATGGTCTACGGCGATGTCCGCGCCCGCCTCGAACAACGGGGCCAACCCATCGGGCCCCTCGATACCTTGATCGCGGCCCAAGCCCTCAGCCGGGGCCTCACCTTGGTGACCAACAACGAGCGGGAGTTCAGACGCGTGCAGGAGCTCGCCATCGAGAATTGGAAGGCTGATCCAAGCGAATGA
- a CDS encoding antitoxin, protein MADSVAVVRIMVSTSDPPMDEAKIAKLFWTSRSQAVRLPKEFRFSGESVLVRRQGRAVILEPLEDWPEDYLESFQGVGDDFVRPDQGLLDERERLV, encoded by the coding sequence GTGGCAGACTCTGTTGCGGTGGTGCGTATCATGGTATCTACCAGCGATCCGCCGATGGACGAAGCCAAGATCGCCAAGTTGTTCTGGACCAGCCGCAGCCAGGCGGTGCGACTGCCGAAGGAGTTTCGGTTTTCCGGCGAGTCCGTGCTGGTGCGGAGGCAAGGTCGAGCGGTGATCCTTGAGCCGCTGGAGGATTGGCCCGAGGATTATCTGGAGTCGTTCCAAGGTGTTGGAGACGACTTCGTTCGGCCTGATCAGGGGCTTCTGGACGAACGGGAACGGCTGGTTTGA
- a CDS encoding PIN domain-containing protein, translated as MGTLVLLDSSALLALRDDEAGAERVEALLGGPQRCLACFMTRMEVLYRVWKDEGEQAGRLAYEQLCSLPLGWIESSEPLLSEAARIKATHALSVVDAWIAAAALTQGAVLVHKDPEFKAIQRLDQEWLG; from the coding sequence ATGGGCACGCTGGTGCTGCTCGACAGCTCAGCCCTGCTCGCCCTGCGGGACGACGAGGCCGGCGCTGAACGGGTTGAGGCCCTGCTGGGCGGCCCGCAACGCTGCCTGGCCTGTTTCATGACCCGCATGGAGGTGCTTTACCGGGTCTGGAAAGACGAAGGGGAGCAGGCTGGCCGCCTGGCCTATGAGCAGCTCTGCTCCTTGCCGCTGGGCTGGATCGAGTCCAGCGAACCTCTGCTGAGCGAGGCCGCGCGGATCAAGGCCACCCACGCCCTATCGGTAGTGGATGCCTGGATCGCCGCTGCGGCCCTCACCCAGGGTGCCGTGCTCGTGCACAAGGACCCGGAGTTCAAGGCGATCCAGCGCCTGGATCAGGAGTGGTTGGGCTGA
- a CDS encoding AbrB/MazE/SpoVT family DNA-binding domain-containing protein produces MRSTITARGQTVIPAAIRQRFALGPSQRLEWSVESDGTIRVVPVDPSPVQAFRGQGKQGGAVARLLAERRRDASLES; encoded by the coding sequence ATGCGCAGCACGATCACCGCCCGTGGTCAGACCGTGATTCCGGCGGCCATCCGCCAGCGGTTCGCGCTGGGGCCTTCCCAGCGGCTCGAGTGGAGCGTGGAGAGCGACGGCACGATCCGGGTCGTGCCGGTGGATCCCTCACCGGTGCAGGCCTTTCGGGGCCAGGGCAAGCAAGGAGGCGCTGTTGCCCGGTTGCTGGCCGAGCGCAGGCGGGACGCTTCGCTGGAGAGCTGA
- a CDS encoding AbrB/MazE/SpoVT family DNA-binding domain-containing protein gives MRAKLINIGNSRGIRLSKPLLQEAGLTDEVEIHAAPGLLTITPVASGRAGWAEAAASLGAETLLDEPSATLFDAGEWVW, from the coding sequence TTGAGGGCCAAGCTCATCAACATCGGCAACTCGAGGGGGATTCGCCTCTCCAAGCCCCTGCTGCAGGAAGCTGGATTGACGGATGAAGTCGAGATCCACGCTGCCCCAGGCCTGCTGACGATCACGCCCGTTGCATCAGGCCGTGCCGGCTGGGCTGAGGCGGCGGCCAGCTTGGGGGCCGAAACACTCCTGGATGAACCCAGCGCCACCCTCTTCGACGCTGGGGAATGGGTCTGGTGA
- a CDS encoding type II toxin-antitoxin system PemK/MazF family toxin produces the protein MGLVSGLPVARGDVFLVALNPTRGPEITKTRPALIVSPDELNAHLRTFIVAPLTTGGHPYPFRIACRFEGKAGHLVPDQLRTVDRERLVKKLGVLPEETVLRVLEVLQAMFAP, from the coding sequence ATGGGTCTGGTGAGCGGCCTCCCTGTGGCCCGTGGGGATGTCTTTCTCGTGGCCTTGAATCCCACGCGCGGCCCGGAGATCACCAAGACCAGGCCCGCCTTGATCGTCTCCCCCGATGAACTGAATGCCCACCTTCGCACCTTCATCGTTGCGCCCCTGACAACCGGAGGGCACCCCTATCCGTTTCGAATCGCCTGCCGCTTCGAGGGCAAGGCTGGTCATCTCGTCCCCGATCAGTTGCGCACCGTCGATCGAGAACGGTTGGTCAAGAAGCTGGGCGTACTGCCTGAAGAAACGGTGTTACGCGTTCTTGAGGTCTTGCAGGCGATGTTTGCTCCTTGA
- a CDS encoding peptidoglycan-binding protein → MTTAADVLRLAAGEIGFGETASNNITKYGAWYGLQSEWCGLFCSYVFHQAGLPLQVTTAKGFSYCPFAVAWFKERGWWIEPRAGAQPGDLVFFDWYPGTADSDAWHVGLVESIQPSGQVICINGNIGPFPARVRRDRHPMANVYGYGRPRFDGLSAPAEITGAPAWPGIYRSLTSPLSAGQDVLAWQRRLIQLGWNLGASGPTGQGDDGSFGPVSYQQLMAFQRAAGLEVDGILGPESWRLAFAENAPRGAEIGSNAQASKTAE, encoded by the coding sequence ATGACCACCGCCGCCGACGTGTTGCGCCTCGCCGCCGGGGAGATCGGCTTTGGGGAAACCGCCTCCAACAACATCACCAAGTACGGCGCCTGGTACGGCCTGCAGTCGGAATGGTGCGGCCTGTTCTGCTCCTATGTGTTCCACCAGGCGGGTCTGCCCCTACAGGTCACCACCGCCAAGGGTTTCAGTTATTGCCCCTTTGCCGTGGCCTGGTTCAAAGAACGGGGCTGGTGGATTGAACCCCGAGCCGGCGCCCAACCCGGGGATCTGGTCTTCTTCGATTGGTACCCGGGAACGGCCGATTCCGATGCCTGGCATGTGGGCCTGGTGGAATCGATTCAGCCCAGCGGCCAGGTGATCTGCATCAACGGCAATATCGGCCCCTTCCCCGCCCGCGTGCGCCGCGATCGCCATCCGATGGCGAACGTCTACGGCTACGGCCGGCCCCGCTTCGATGGGCTCAGCGCGCCGGCGGAAATCACGGGCGCCCCCGCCTGGCCAGGGATCTACCGCAGCCTCACCAGTCCGCTCAGCGCCGGCCAGGACGTGCTCGCCTGGCAGCGGCGCCTGATCCAGCTGGGCTGGAACCTGGGCGCGTCCGGCCCCACCGGCCAGGGCGATGACGGCAGCTTCGGCCCTGTGTCCTACCAGCAGCTCATGGCCTTCCAGCGCGCCGCCGGCCTGGAGGTGGATGGCATTTTGGGCCCCGAATCCTGGCGGCTGGCCTTTGCTGAGAACGCGCCCAGGGGAGCCGAAATAGGATCCAACGCACAAGCGAGCAAGACGGCGGAGTGA
- a CDS encoding type II toxin-antitoxin system VapC family toxin, with the protein MARRHLLDTHVLLWWLAEPERLSAKVLAVLNDPGSDVLVSAASAWEIATKHRLGKLPTAAVLLGDYQGLLDRQGFRHLSISAAHGLRAGSYGQAHRDPFDRLLAAQGELEQLVLISADPALEPFPVQRLW; encoded by the coding sequence ATGGCTCGGCGTCATTTGCTCGACACCCATGTGCTGCTGTGGTGGCTCGCCGAACCGGAGCGCCTGAGCGCGAAGGTGCTGGCCGTGTTGAACGACCCCGGTTCAGACGTCCTCGTCAGCGCCGCGAGCGCCTGGGAAATCGCCACCAAGCACCGCCTGGGCAAACTGCCGACGGCGGCCGTGCTGTTGGGGGATTACCAGGGTCTGCTGGATCGCCAGGGCTTTCGACATCTTTCGATTTCAGCGGCCCATGGCCTGCGGGCAGGGTCCTACGGCCAGGCCCATCGCGATCCGTTTGATCGCCTGCTGGCCGCCCAGGGGGAACTGGAGCAACTGGTGCTGATCTCGGCGGATCCAGCCCTGGAGCCCTTTCCTGTTCAACGGCTGTGGTGA
- a CDS encoding type II toxin-antitoxin system Phd/YefM family antitoxin has protein sequence MRTVNVHQAKTQLSQLLDAAHGGETIVLAKAGKPWARLMPLDGEAGWRQPGVLRDRMPLPPPDVLLEPLSEAELDAFEGALFPQL, from the coding sequence ATGCGCACGGTCAACGTTCACCAGGCCAAGACCCAGCTCTCCCAGCTGTTGGATGCGGCCCATGGCGGCGAAACGATTGTGCTGGCCAAGGCTGGCAAGCCCTGGGCCCGGCTGATGCCGTTAGACGGGGAAGCCGGTTGGCGCCAACCGGGCGTGCTCAGGGATCGGATGCCGCTCCCCCCACCGGATGTGTTGCTGGAACCGCTGAGCGAAGCGGAACTTGACGCCTTTGAAGGCGCGCTGTTTCCCCAGCTTTGA